A region of Nostoc sp. 'Peltigera membranacea cyanobiont' N6 DNA encodes the following proteins:
- a CDS encoding AI-2E family transporter: MQSANKLPRWLTIGLAFPIAILNGWLLIQVVQYFQPLVSIIAAAILLAFVLNYPIQFLQEQGVKRNLAIAGVLLLTLVILVALGITLVPLIIQQLNELANILPSWIDSGTQQLQAFQDWALSQQQLPINLSGLFTQVLDRLSNQLQSFTGRILGFAVDTIGIVLNVLLAVVLTVYLILNGERLWDGIFQWFPHNIGLRLRELLREDFQNYFIGQATLGAVLGVTITLAFVALQVPLALLFGLGIGLFSLFPFGTGVGIAIVSLLVALQNFWLGVEVLGVAVAIDQVNSNFIAPRILGNLTGLNPVWVVISLLLGAKLGGVLGLLIAIPIASFIKGTTDSWRAGEFNKIDDIVSEPVTVTTEKAGTYS, encoded by the coding sequence ATGCAATCAGCAAACAAACTACCGCGATGGTTAACTATAGGATTGGCATTTCCTATTGCTATTCTCAACGGTTGGCTATTAATCCAGGTTGTACAGTATTTTCAACCCTTGGTCAGCATTATCGCCGCCGCCATCCTACTGGCTTTTGTCTTGAACTATCCCATCCAGTTTTTGCAAGAACAAGGGGTAAAACGTAATTTAGCGATCGCAGGAGTGTTGCTTTTAACTCTAGTGATTTTAGTCGCTTTAGGCATCACCTTGGTTCCGCTGATTATCCAGCAACTCAACGAGCTAGCCAATATTTTGCCCAGTTGGATTGATTCTGGAACTCAGCAACTGCAAGCCTTCCAGGATTGGGCGTTAAGTCAACAACAACTTCCCATTAATTTAAGTGGTTTATTTACCCAAGTTCTCGATCGATTATCTAACCAACTTCAGTCCTTTACTGGTAGAATCCTTGGTTTTGCCGTCGATACTATTGGTATTGTTCTCAACGTGCTACTGGCGGTAGTGCTGACTGTCTATCTAATATTAAACGGCGAGCGTCTTTGGGATGGAATATTTCAGTGGTTTCCCCATAACATTGGGTTAAGATTGCGGGAATTACTGCGAGAGGATTTTCAGAATTACTTTATCGGTCAAGCAACATTGGGAGCCGTGTTAGGTGTGACAATTACACTGGCATTTGTGGCGCTGCAAGTTCCCCTGGCTTTGCTTTTTGGCCTCGGTATTGGTTTGTTTTCTCTCTTCCCTTTTGGTACAGGAGTAGGTATTGCTATAGTCAGTCTTTTGGTGGCGTTGCAAAACTTTTGGTTAGGAGTTGAAGTTTTAGGTGTAGCTGTTGCAATCGACCAAGTTAATTCTAATTTTATTGCACCTCGAATTCTTGGTAATTTGACTGGTTTAAATCCTGTGTGGGTAGTGATTTCTTTGCTATTAGGGGCAAAATTAGGAGGAGTGCTGGGTTTGCTAATTGCAATCCCGATTGCCAGTTTTATCAAGGGTACAACTGATAGTTGGCGGGCTGGAGAGTTTAATAAGATAGATGATATTGTGTCAGAGCCTGTTACGGTAACAACTGAAAAAGCAGGAACTTATAGTTAG